The genomic window CAGGATCCGCTCGCGCACCGTCGCCACCGCCAGGTCCCGCAGCGGTACGCCGTGCAGCGTCACGTCCCCGTCGACGTACCGGCCGAGCCGGTCGGCGATCGCGGCCGCGTCCTCCGGGTCGGCGGCGGCCAGCGCGGTGAACCCGCCCGGGCGCAGCACCAGCCCGGACTGCACGTCGACCAGCTCACCGGGGCCCGCGGGCAGCACCGCCGGGCGGGCCGGGTCGACCAGCTCAGGGGTGAGCCGGAGCAGCCGGATCACCCGCCGGGCGGCGACATGCCCCCGGGTCAGCTTGTCGGCCGCCTCGGTCAGGTTGCGCAGCGGGCTGACCAGGAAGGCGGTGTAGCCGTAGAAGGCGACGAGCTGGCCGGCGCTGATCTCGCCGCGCAGCGCGAACCGGGCGCCGAGCCAGGTCACCAGCACCACGAACGCGCCGGGGAGCAGCACCTGCGCCGCCTCCAGCAGCGACTCGACCCGGGCCACCCGGAGACCGTCGGCGCGCAGCGCCTGGGACTGCGTCCGGTACCGCGCGGAGAGCATCGGCTCGCCGCCCACGCCGCGCAGGACCCGCAGCCCGGAGACGATGTCGCCGGCCCGGGCGGTCAGCCGCCCCTCCGAGTCCCGGTACGCCTGCTGCTGCCGGTGCAGCGGCCGGATCAGCAGCCCGACCAGGCCCATCAGCAGCGGCACGCCGAGCACCACCACCAGCCCGAGCGGCACCGAGGCGTCCAGCAGGATCACCGTTACGGTGCCGATGGCGACGATCGAACCGGTGCCCCGCGCGGTGATGTCGATGGCGCTGCCGATGTGCTCGATGTCGGCCGTACCGATGCTGACCACCTCGCCGGCGGCGACCCGGCGGGGCAGCGCGGCGCCCAGCCGGTTGGTGGCCCCGACGGTGACCTGCACGGTGCGGTAGGCGGCGGCCAGCCAGTTGTGCACCGCGCAGCGGTGCCGCAGGATCCCGGCGGCCGCCTGGAGCACGCCCAGCCCCAGCAGCACGGCGCCCCAGGTCAGCAGGGCGTCCGGATCGCGGTGGGCGAGGCCGGCGTCGACCGCCCGGCCCACGGCGGCCGGCATCAGCGCCTGGGCGACCATCCAGACGATGCCGAGCGCGATGCCGGAGCCCAAGAGGAACGGGTGCCGACCGGCCAGCCACACCAGGTAACGGGTGGCGGACCGGTCGTCGGGGACGCCGGGATCGCCGGCCGGTGAGAAGCGCATGACGCCCCGACGCTAGGCGGCCGGGACAGCCCCCCGCATCCGAATTCCCGCCGGTCAGCGCCATTGCGACGCAGGTCGCACCGACGACGAGGACGGCGGGACGACCCCGCTCGCCCGTGGTCGCTAGGCTTCCGGCGGGGCGCGGCGGGTCCGGGTCCCTCCACAGTCGACCGGGAACGGGGTGGCCGCGTGACCGACCAGTACGACCGACCGGACGGCCCGCTGGGCCGCCTCACCGCCGCCCGGGGCTCCGGTGACGCGGCCGGTGGCCTGGTGCACGTCGAGCTGGACGGCACCGGCGACCTGATCGCCCTCGACCTCGACCCGCGGGTCATGCGGCTGCCCTCCGAGGACCTGGCGGCCGCGATCCGCGAGGCGTTCGGCACCGCCCGCGCCGCGCTCCAGGCCGCCCTGCAGGAGCAGCTCGCCGCGCAGCCGGTGACGCTGCCGCAGGGGCTCGGCCCGCTCCTCAACGACCTCGGCTTCGGCGCGCAGCGCCGGCTCGACGACCTGACCGCCACCGCGCAGCAGATCGCGGACCGGCTGGACCGGATGGGCGGGGCGGCGCCGCGATGATGAAGCCGATGCACACCGAGCCGGAGGTGCTGGCCGGGGCGGCCCAGCAGATCGCCGGGGTGGCGGTGGAGCTGGAGACCGGCCTCGGCGCCCTGGAGGCCACGGTGACCACGCAGAACCCGTGGGGCGCCGACGAGCCGGGGACGGTCTTCGGGGCGGCGTACACCGAGGTGCTGTCGCACGCGCTGGAGACGTACGGCTCGCACGTGCAGCTGCTGATCACCGCCGCCGAGGGGCTGGCCGACTGGGCGCAGCAGGTGGTCGAGGCCGACCAGCAGTCCGACGCGCTCTTCACCTCGCTGCACGGACGGCTGGGAGCCTGACCGGTGGGTCTCGAACTCCCGGCCGAGCTGACCGAGCCGCTGAGCTGGATCGGTCTGGAGTGGCCGCAGGCCGACGAGGAGCTGCTCTTCGCCGCCGGGCAGCACTGGCTGTCGTTCGGGATGACGTTGCAGGCCGCCGCGGAACGGGCCAACGGGGCCGCCGAGGCGGTCGGCCGGTACAACACCGGCGACACCGTCGACGCGTTCGAGGCGTGGTGGCGGCGGGACGACGGCCCGCAGCCGCGGCTGCTGGAGGACGCGATCGCGGCGCAGCTCATCGGCAGCGTGCTGATGGTCTTCGCGGCGATGACGCTGGCCATGAAGATCGCCTTCATCGTCCAGCTCATCATCCTGCTGGTGCAGGTGACCACCGCGATCGCGGCGGCGGTCGCCACCTTCGGCGCCTCCACCGCCACCGTGCCCGGCTTCATCGCGGTCACCCGGATGGCCTGCCAACGCCTGATCAAAATGATCGTGCAACAGGTCCGCACAGTCCTCAAACACATCCTGGAGCAGGCCAAGCGGATGCTCAAGCTGGCCCGCAGGGTGGGTGCCAAGCGGGCCGCCCGCAAGGTCGAGCGGCAGATCGCGCACGACCTCAAGCGGGTCAACCCGAAGTTCAACCCGCCCCACCCGGACTACTCGGCGAACTGCACCCACTGCGTGCAGACGTACGAGCTGCGCCGGCGGGGCATCGACGTCGAGGCGACCGCGCTGCCGAAGGCGTACCACCCGTGGGGCGGGCGTCCGCTCGCCGACATCGAGAACACGTGGGGGCGCCGGTTCACCTCCGGCGGCCAGGCCGACATCGAGAAGGCCTTCGACAACTTCGGCCCGGGCTCCCGCGGCGTGGTCGCCATCCAGTGGAAGAACGGCGGTGGCCACGTCTTCAACGTGGAGAACATCGGCGGCAAGGTCCGCTTCATCGACGGGCAGAACGCCGGCCGGGACGTCGCCGACTACTTCGCCCAGGGGCACAACACCTCGTTCGTCCGGCTGGACGACATCCCCATGCCCGGCGGCCTCACCCAGTTCGTCCGACCACCCGGATAGGATCACGCGTCATGGCTGTCACCTACGAGCAGGCCCGGGACATCGTCCGCCGGGCGACCGAGCCGGACTGGCCGGTCGGCACCTACTGCCTGGACGACCGGAAGATCGTCGAGAACGACGCGTGCTACGTTTTCGAGGTGGGTGCCCGGGAGTTCCTGGTGGACGGCGACATGTCGTACATGATGGCCGGCTCGGTGCCGGTGGTGTACAAGGCGGACGGTCGGCTGGAGTTCGTGCCGTCGTTCCAGATCGGCACCGACCCCTCGATCCGCAACCGGCCCAACCCGGCGGCCACCCTGCGGGTCTGACCCGCCGCAGGTCGACCTCCGGCCGTCGGTCAGCGGTCGACCTGGGTGAAGTCCCAGGCGTGCGGGGGGCGGGCCACCAGCCGCATCGGCGGCTCCGGCAGGTCGCGGGGGTTGCTCCGCCACTTGGAGATCACCACCAGCCGGTGGTCGGTGGAGGAGAAGACCTCGCTGGACAGGTGCAGCGGGTCGTGCTCGAACTCGGGCAGGGCGGTGTCGCAGACCCAGGTGATCAGGTCGGCGAAGCCGTACGGCTCGGCGCGTGCCTCCCACATCCGTACGATCACGTCGTCCCTCTCGTCAGCGGTGGGCGGCACGTCAGACGCTGACCACGGTCAGCGGCATGGCGGAGTCGGCGGGCAGGTCGAGGCGGCTCGGCGCGACGCCCGAGGCGACCAGGTGCGAGCCGAGCGCGGCAACCATCGCGCCGTTGTCCGTGCAGAGCTTCGGGCGGGGCACCCGGACCCGGATGCCGTGCTTCGCCGCGCGGTGCTCGGCCATCGCCCGCAGCCGGGAGTTGGCGGCCACTCCCCCACCGATCACCAGCGTCTCGACGCCGTTCGTCCGGCAGGCGTCCAGCGCCTTGCCGACCAGCACGTCGCAGACCGCCTCCTGGAAGGACGCGGCCACGTCGGCCACCGGCACCGGCTCGCCGGCCCGCTGCCGCGCCTCCACCCAGCGGGCCACCGCGGTCTTCAGGCCGGAGAAGGAGAAGTCGTACCGGTGGGCGGCGAGGTCCTTGGCGGCGGTGAGGCCGCGCGGGAAGCCGATGGCCCCGGCGTCGCCGGCCCGCGCCTCCCGGTCGATCCACGGCCCGCCGGGGAAGGGCAGCCCGAGCAGCCGGGCCACCTTGTCGAAGGCCTCACCGGCGGCGTCGTCGATGGTCGAGCCGAGCGGGGTCACCCCGCGGGCCAGGTCGTCGATGAGCAGCAGCGAGGAGTGCCCACCGGAGACCAGCAGGGCGATCGCCGGCTCGGGCAACGGCCCGTGTTCCAGGGTGTCCACGGCGACGTGCGCGGCGAGGTGGTTCACCCCGTACACCGGCTTCTCGGCGGCGACGGCGTAGCCCTTGGCCGCGGCCACGCCGACCAGCAGCGCGCCGGCCAGGCCGGGACCGGAGGTGACCGCGATCGCGTCGATGTCGGCGATGGTCACCCCGGCCTCGGCGAGGGCCCGGTCCATGGTCGGCACGATCGCCTCCAGGTGGGCCCGGCTGGCCACCTCGGGCACCACGCCGCCGAACCGGGCGTGCTCCTCGACGCTGGAGGCCAGCGCGTCGGCGAGCAGGGTGTGCCCACGCACGATGCCCACGCCGGTCTCGTCGCAGGAGGTCTCGATGCCGAGGATCAGGGGTTCGTCAGCCATGCTCATCAGTCCTCGTTGCGCCGCATGACCAGCGCGTCGGTGTTGCTCGGTTGGTAGTAGCCGCGCCGCACCCCGATCGGCTCGAAGCCGTAGGTGGCGTAGAGCCGCTGGGCCGGGCCGTTGTCGGCGGCGACCTCCAGCAGGGTGCTGCGGGCACCGCGCCGGGCCGCCTCGGCGAGCAGCGCCTCCAGCAGGAGCCGGCCGATGCCCCGGCGCTGGGCGTCCCGGCGGACCGCGATGTTCTGCACCCAGGCCTCGTCGGGCGGCGCCACAATGAGCCCGGCGTAGCCCAACAGCTCACCGGCGTCGTCGGTGGCGACCAGGTAGTGGTGCCCGTTGGCCAGCTCGTTCCAGAACATCGCCGGGGACCACTGCTCGGCGCCGAAGAGGTCCGCCTCGATCGGCAGCACCTGGTCGATGTGCCACCAGCGGAACCGGCTCAGCCGTACCGCGCTCACGGTGTCACCTCGGTTCGCGACTGCGGGGCTCGCAGACCCGGCTCACTCCTCGCGCTCACGGGAGGACCGGCTTGTGCCCGGTCGCCGCCACGGCGTCCGGGCGGCGCAGGTAGAGCGGGGTGAGCGGTTCCCCGGGGGCGCCGGCCCGGATCCGCTCGGCGGCCAGCGTGGCGAGCACGGTCGCGTCCGGGTAGCGCGGCTCGGACCGCAGCGGCAGGCCGAGGACGTCCGCGTACCGGTGCGCGCCGTCGCCGACGGCCACGGTGACGGCCAGGTCGCGCGCGCGCTCGGCGGCGACCGCGGGGGCGTCGACGTTCGGCCCGGCGATCCGCTGACCGGCGCCGTCGTAGACGGCCCAGTAGACCTCCCGGCGGCGGGCGTCGCTGGCGGCCAGGACCGGCTCGCCGGCCGCCACCGGGTGGCCGATGCCGTCCAGCGAGCAGACGCCGTACGTGGGGATGCCGAGCACCTGGCCCATGGTGGCGGCGGTGACCAGGCCGACCCGCAGCCCGGTGAACGGCCCCGGGCCGAGCCCGGCGACGATCGCGGTCAGGTCGGCGGGACGGGCGCCGGCGTCGGCCAGCACCGCGTCGACCTGCGGGGCGAGCAGCTCACCGTGCGCCCGGGCGTCGACCGTGCACCGCTGCGCGCGGGCCGCGACGCCGTCCGCCGAGACCTCGACCAGCGCCGCGGTCACCGCGGGCGTCGAGGAGTCCACCACCAGTACGAGCACGGTATGCCAGCCTAGTCGGCTCCCCGCTCACGCCCGGTCACACCCCGTCCCGGGCCGCCACCAGCAGCGCCATCACGTACGGTCACCCGCGCGCCCGGCATCACCCCGGTGAGCGATATACCTGTCAGGCATAAATATGACTGACAGGTATATCGCTCTCTGCGGTAAGTCATCATCCGTTGGTGCCCGAAAGTCGCCTCGCCAGCCAGATCGCCGCTGCCCTCCGCCGGGAGCGCGGTGCCCGACTCCTGACCCAGCAGACGCTGGCCGACCTGGCCGGAACGAGCCAGGCCGCGGTGGCCCGCGTCGAACGCGGCGACCGCGTTCCCAGCATCCCGCTCGTCGAGCGCCTCTTCGCCGCGCTCGACCGTCAGCTCACCGTCGGCGTCGAGCCGTTGGACAGCGCCACCTCGACGCCCGGATGGCGGAGCTGGCCGCCCGGCCGCTGACCGAGCGGATCGAGGGCCTCGGACTGGACCGGATGATCGACCGGCTCGGCGACCTGCCCCACCTGCTGACCGGAAGCACCGCCGCCCTGCTCCAGGGCGCCCCGGTCCCGGTGGCCGCGGTGGAGATCGCGCTGCGGTGGCGCGACTCGACCCGGTTCACCGCCTGGCTGAGGGCGGCGTACGGACAGCGCTGGAACGCCCGGTGGGAGGAGTTCGGCGGTCTCCATCTGGAGCCGGAGGAGCCGGGCGAGCACCGCTGGCGGACCCGGTACGGCGAGATCCGGGCGCAGCTGTGCGACGAGCTGCCCGAGTCGGTCGAGGTGCGCCACGGCGACCGCGGCTACCGCGTGGTGCCGCTGCTCCAGGTGGAGCTGACCGATCCGCGCGCCGCCGACCTGCTACGCCGCCACCGGCAGCGGCAGGCCGACGACCGGGTCGGCGACCCGCCACCGCGTTGACCGCGGGCCGCCGAGGTGGACCGGACGGGGTCAGCCGGCTGAGCGCTCCCAGTCGATGGTGGGCAGGCCGGCGTCGGCGAGCGCCTTGTTGGCCGCGCTGAACGGGCGGCTGCCGAGGAAGCCGCGCGGGTTCATCGGGCTCGGGTGGCCGGCCTCCAGCACCACGTGCCGCGGGTTGGTGACCAGGGCCGCCTTCTTGCGGGCGTACCCGCCCCAGAGCAGGAAGACCACCCGCTGGTCGAGGGCGTCCAGGGCGCGGATGGTGGCGTCGGTGAACTCCTCCCACCCGGAGCTGGCGTGCGAGCCGGGGGTGGCCTGCCGGACGGTGAGCACCGAGTTGAGCAGCAGCACACCCTGCGCGGCCCAGCCGTTCAGGTTGCCGCTGCGCGGCTTCGGCACGCCCAGGTCCTCGCCCAGCTCCTTGAAGACGTTGCGCAGCGACGGCGGCACCGTCACCCCCTCGCGGACGCTGAAGCTGAGCCCGTGCGCCTGACCCGCCTTGTGGTACGGGTCCTGCCCGAGGATCAGCACCCGACACTCCGCCGGCCCGCACAGCCGGTAGGCGGAGAAGAGGTCCTCGACCGGGGGGAAGACGGTCCGGGTGGCGTACTCCCGGGCGACGAACCCGGCCAGCGCCGCGGTGCGGGCCGGGTCGAGGTGCGCGGCGAGCGCGGCCCGCCACTCGTCGGGGAGGAGCGCCAGCAGGTCGAGGGTGGGGGTGTCGTCGAGCATCGGCAACCTTTCGCAGTCGGTCCCGGGCACTGTAGGCAGCGGGTACGACAGCCCGTCAGTCGAGGGTGGCAAGGCGCTTTGCCCAGTCGCCGCCGAGCGGTTCCAGGGTCACCACCCGGGTGTCGTCCTCGCGCCGGTCGATGCGGACCCGCAGGTGGGCGTCGACCAACTGCTCGACCATCCCCTCGCC from Micromonospora kangleipakensis includes these protein-coding regions:
- a CDS encoding ABC transporter ATP-binding protein, which codes for MRFSPAGDPGVPDDRSATRYLVWLAGRHPFLLGSGIALGIVWMVAQALMPAAVGRAVDAGLAHRDPDALLTWGAVLLGLGVLQAAAGILRHRCAVHNWLAAAYRTVQVTVGATNRLGAALPRRVAAGEVVSIGTADIEHIGSAIDITARGTGSIVAIGTVTVILLDASVPLGLVVVLGVPLLMGLVGLLIRPLHRQQQAYRDSEGRLTARAGDIVSGLRVLRGVGGEPMLSARYRTQSQALRADGLRVARVESLLEAAQVLLPGAFVVLVTWLGARFALRGEISAGQLVAFYGYTAFLVSPLRNLTEAADKLTRGHVAARRVIRLLRLTPELVDPARPAVLPAGPGELVDVQSGLVLRPGGFTALAAADPEDAAAIADRLGRYVDGDVTLHGVPLRDLAVATVRERILVADNDAHLFTGPLLSELDPHDVVDHHAVEAALVAASATDIVAALPDGLDGRVAERGREFSGGQRQRLRLARALVADPQTLVLVEPTSAVDAHTEARIADRLGAARRGRTTLVCTTSPLMLGRAEHVVFVEDGKVVAGGRHDELLAAEPRYAATVSREEER
- a CDS encoding YbaB/EbfC family nucleoid-associated protein; its protein translation is MTDQYDRPDGPLGRLTAARGSGDAAGGLVHVELDGTGDLIALDLDPRVMRLPSEDLAAAIREAFGTARAALQAALQEQLAAQPVTLPQGLGPLLNDLGFGAQRRLDDLTATAQQIADRLDRMGGAAPR
- a CDS encoding toxin glutamine deamidase domain-containing protein, with protein sequence MGLELPAELTEPLSWIGLEWPQADEELLFAAGQHWLSFGMTLQAAAERANGAAEAVGRYNTGDTVDAFEAWWRRDDGPQPRLLEDAIAAQLIGSVLMVFAAMTLAMKIAFIVQLIILLVQVTTAIAAAVATFGASTATVPGFIAVTRMACQRLIKMIVQQVRTVLKHILEQAKRMLKLARRVGAKRAARKVERQIAHDLKRVNPKFNPPHPDYSANCTHCVQTYELRRRGIDVEATALPKAYHPWGGRPLADIENTWGRRFTSGGQADIEKAFDNFGPGSRGVVAIQWKNGGGHVFNVENIGGKVRFIDGQNAGRDVADYFAQGHNTSFVRLDDIPMPGGLTQFVRPPG
- the tsaD gene encoding tRNA (adenosine(37)-N6)-threonylcarbamoyltransferase complex transferase subunit TsaD, with translation MADEPLILGIETSCDETGVGIVRGHTLLADALASSVEEHARFGGVVPEVASRAHLEAIVPTMDRALAEAGVTIADIDAIAVTSGPGLAGALLVGVAAAKGYAVAAEKPVYGVNHLAAHVAVDTLEHGPLPEPAIALLVSGGHSSLLLIDDLARGVTPLGSTIDDAAGEAFDKVARLLGLPFPGGPWIDREARAGDAGAIGFPRGLTAAKDLAAHRYDFSFSGLKTAVARWVEARQRAGEPVPVADVAASFQEAVCDVLVGKALDACRTNGVETLVIGGGVAANSRLRAMAEHRAAKHGIRVRVPRPKLCTDNGAMVAALGSHLVASGVAPSRLDLPADSAMPLTVVSV
- the rimI gene encoding ribosomal protein S18-alanine N-acetyltransferase: MSAVRLSRFRWWHIDQVLPIEADLFGAEQWSPAMFWNELANGHHYLVATDDAGELLGYAGLIVAPPDEAWVQNIAVRRDAQRRGIGRLLLEALLAEAARRGARSTLLEVAADNGPAQRLYATYGFEPIGVRRGYYQPSNTDALVMRRNED
- the tsaB gene encoding tRNA (adenosine(37)-N6)-threonylcarbamoyltransferase complex dimerization subunit type 1 TsaB translates to MLVLVVDSSTPAVTAALVEVSADGVAARAQRCTVDARAHGELLAPQVDAVLADAGARPADLTAIVAGLGPGPFTGLRVGLVTAATMGQVLGIPTYGVCSLDGIGHPVAAGEPVLAASDARRREVYWAVYDGAGQRIAGPNVDAPAVAAERARDLAVTVAVGDGAHRYADVLGLPLRSEPRYPDATVLATLAAERIRAGAPGEPLTPLYLRRPDAVAATGHKPVLP
- a CDS encoding helix-turn-helix domain-containing protein; this translates as MPESRLASQIAAALRRERGARLLTQQTLADLAGTSQAAVARVERGDRVPSIPLVERLFAALDRQLTVGVEPLDSATSTPGWRSWPPGR
- the ung gene encoding uracil-DNA glycosylase, which encodes MLDDTPTLDLLALLPDEWRAALAAHLDPARTAALAGFVAREYATRTVFPPVEDLFSAYRLCGPAECRVLILGQDPYHKAGQAHGLSFSVREGVTVPPSLRNVFKELGEDLGVPKPRSGNLNGWAAQGVLLLNSVLTVRQATPGSHASSGWEEFTDATIRALDALDQRVVFLLWGGYARKKAALVTNPRHVVLEAGHPSPMNPRGFLGSRPFSAANKALADAGLPTIDWERSAG